A genomic stretch from Dermochelys coriacea isolate rDerCor1 chromosome 24, rDerCor1.pri.v4, whole genome shotgun sequence includes:
- the LOC122457355 gene encoding probable G-protein coupled receptor 33 — protein MYELNAYLSLGMFSAIFLLTLTAGTAALSPDPRLVLPFPHCDPDQEAGHGRVAGLLHPQCSLTPGVVCKNSYTPSGEGDGAETPAWGRRLHLLLFRVQFLLDALLPLLTSVGCQGRKGLEIKKKGMVRSRKPFKVMVTAVVSSFICWLPNHLCHGLLLYKNAVPVSVTSA, from the coding sequence ATGTATGAACTCAACGCCTACCTCTCCCTGGGCATGTTCTCTGCCATCTTTCTCCTCACCCTCACTGCCGGTACCGCTGCACTCTCTCCTGACCCCCGTCTGGTGCTGCCATTCCCACACTGTGACCCGGATCAGGAAGCTGGTCATGGGCGTGTAGCTGGTCTCCTTCACCCTCAGTGCTCCCTAACTCCTGGAGTTGTCTGCAAGAATAGTTACACCCCCTCTGGAGAGGGGGACGGAGCCGAGACACCAGCCTGGGGGAGACGTCTCCATCTGCTGCTGTTCAGGGTGCAGTTCCTGCTGGATGCCCTACTGCCCCTCCTCACCAGTGTGGGATGCCAGGGCCGGAAGGGGCTGGAGATTAAGAAGAAGGGGATGGTGAGGAGCAGGAAGCCTTTCAAAGTCATGGTGACTGCGGTGGTGTCGTCCTTCATCTGCTGGCTGCCCAACCACCTCTGCCATGGCCTGCTGCTCTACAAGAATGCGGTGCCGGTGTCGGTCACGAGTGCCTGA